Proteins encoded within one genomic window of Oryza glaberrima chromosome 12, OglaRS2, whole genome shotgun sequence:
- the LOC127756679 gene encoding osmotin-like protein, producing the protein MAKQLALVLLVAVVAAAATSVAAATKLTLHNLCPYPVWPLVTPNTGFPSISGNTARLDGGGRGLVSYDFPASFWAGRVVARTGCGGGGGLARCETGNAPPATVVQLVVHSPEGAQDLAAYSVSLVDGFNVPAVVSPQAIAGGGQCPALGCAADLNAGCPRSQRVVGAGGAVVACRGTADYFKARCPLTRTTGSDVEPVPQHCLAPGELKVVFCQPSMVAAAVPELIRTVVANI; encoded by the coding sequence ATGGCCAAGCAGCTCGCCCTCgttctcctcgtcgccgtcgtggcggcggcggcgacgtcggtggccgccgccaccaagctGACGCTCCACAACCTGTGCCCGTACCCGGTGTGGCCGCTGGTGACGCCCAACACCGGCTTCCCTTCCATCTCCGGCAACACCGcccggctcgacggcggcgggcgcgggctcgTGTCGTACGACTTCCCGGCGAGCTTCTGGGCGGGGCGCGTCGTGGCGCGCaccgggtgcggcggcggcggcgggctggcgCGGTGCGAGACCGGgaacgcgccgccggcgacggtggtgcaGCTGGTGGTGCACTCGCCGGAGGGGGCACAAGACCTGGCCGCGTACAGCGTGAGCTTGGTGGATGGGTTCAACGTCCCGGCGGTGGTGAGCCCGcaggccatcgccggcggcgggcagtgCCCGGCGCTGGGGTGCGCGGCCGACCTGAACGCCGGGTGCCCGCGGTCGCAgcgcgtcgtcggcgccggcggcgccgtcgtggcgTGCCGGGGCACGGCGGACTACTTCAAGGCGCGGTGcccgctgacgaggacgacggggAGCGACGTCGAGCCCGTGCCGCAGCACTGCCTCGCCCCCGGCGAGCTCAAGGTCGTCTTCTGCCAGCCGtccatggtcgccgccgccgtgccggagcTCATCCGCACCGTCGTCGCTAACATCTAG
- the LOC127756890 gene encoding osmotin-like protein, producing MANKLQLAIAFVVVVVVLGAMAASAAAAVAPMLTMHNLCPYAVWPIVSPDSGSPPIADGIRLEGRGVGLRSLYLPAGFWSGRVVPRTWCRDGGRCDTGNAPPATVVRLSFNGAGGLAEYSVGLGEGFNVPTVVSPHAIGGGMCPALGCTADLNAGCAAGQRVYGGDTGGDVVACRGPASYFKQRCPLTRTGGGDVEPVPQHCISPGEIKLVFCQAAMVAGEPELIRTVDVADN from the coding sequence ATGGCGAACAAGCTGCAGCTCGCCAtcgcgttcgtcgtcgtcgtcgtcgtcctcggcgccatggcggcatcggcggcggcggcggtggcccccATGCTGACGATGCACAACCTGTGCCCGTACGCGGTGTGGCCGATCGTGTCGCCGGACAGTGgctcgccgcccatcgccgacGGGATACGGCTGGAGGGCCGCGGCGTCGGGCTGAGGTCGCTCTATCTCCCGGCGGGGTTCTGGTCGGGGCGCGTCGTGCCGCGCACATGGTGCAGGGACGGCGGGCGGTGCGACACCGGgaacgcgccgccggcgacggtggtgaGGCTGTCGttcaacggcgccggcgggctGGCGGAGTACAGCGTCGGCCTCGGCGAAGGGTTCAACGTGCCGACGGTGGTGAGCCCGCACGCCATCGGCGGCGGGATGTGCCCGGCGCTGGGCTGCACGGCCGACCTCAACGCCGGGTGCGCGGCGGGGCAGCGCGTGTACGGCGGCGacaccggcggcgacgtcgtggcGTGCAGGGGCCCGGCGAGCTACTTCAAGCAGCGGTGCCCGCTGACGAGGACGGGCGGGGGCGACGTGGAGCCCGTGCCGCAGCACTGCATCTCCCCTGGCGAGATCAAGCTCGTGTTCTGCCAGGCCGCCatggtcgccggcgagccggagcTCATCCGcaccgtcgacgtcgccgacaACTAG
- the LOC127756771 gene encoding dof zinc finger protein DOF5.1-like, with product MVFSSLPIFLDPPNWTQMQQQPLQCLIGGGGGGGGSDHHHLMPPPSGLAPLPSAAGAADTAASAPAAAAQQQQPRPAVVSMSERARLARVPLPEPGTLRCPRCDSTNTKFCYFNNYSLSQPRHFCKACRRYWTRGGALRNVPVGGGCRRNTKRSTKKSSSSSSRQGGGAGNAAAAATSSSSTTSTSTTATTSSAAAAAAAAAADVIASMQAGGALLPHHLIGGLPSSAAAAAALEASLEGYHHHHHGHGHQLPFLQPPPFLQQGLHGYHFADGDVAAGAALADGGFPRGVASGLLAQLASVKMEEHGTNNGGGVGGGFVGAHEQYWHGGNGGGGWPAEFLSGFSSSSSGNVL from the exons ATGGTTTTCTCCTCGCTTCCAATCTTCCTAGACCCTCCAAATTGGACTCAG atgcagcagcagccactCCAGTGtctcatcggcggcggcggcggcggcggcggcagcgaccaccaccacctgatGCCACCGCCGTCCGGTCTGGCGCCGCTGCcgagcgccgccggcgcggcggacacggcggcgagcgcgccggcggcggcggcgcagcagcagcagccgcggccGGCCGTCGTGTCGATGTCGGAGCGCGCCCGGCTGGCGCGCGTGCCGCTGCCGGAGCCCGGCACGCTGCGGTGCCCGCGCTGCGACTCGACGAACACCAAGTTCTGCTACTTCAACAACTACTCGCTGTCGCAGCCGCGCCACTTCTGCAAGGCTTGCCGCCGCTACtggacgcgcggcggcgcgctccgcaacgtccccgtcggcggcgggtgCCGCCGCAACACCAAGCGCTCGACCAAgaaatcgtcgtcgtcgtcgtcgcgccagggaggcggcgccgggaacgcggcggcggcggccacgtcgtcgtcatccaccacctccacctccacgacggCCACCacctcgagcgccgccgccgcggcggcggccgcggcggccgacgtGATCGCGAGCAtgcaggccggcggcgcgctgcTGCCGCACCACCTGATCGGCGGCCtcccgtcgtccgccgccgccgccgcggcgctggaGGCGTCGCTGGAGgggtaccaccaccaccaccacggccacggccaccaaCTGCCGttcctgcagccgccgccgttcttGCAGCAAGGGCTGCACGGCTACCACTTCGCCGACGgtgacgtcgccgccggcgccgccctggcCGACGGCGGGTTCCCGAGGGGCGTGGCGTCGGGCCTCCTCGCGCAGCTGGCGTCCGTCAAGATGGAGGAGCACGGCAccaacaatggcggcggcgtcggcggcggcttcgtcGGAGCGCACGAGCAGTACTGGcacggcggcaatggcggcggcgggtggccggCGGAGTTCTTGTCAGGGTTCAGCTCATCGTCGTCGGGGAATGTGTTGTGA